A window of Cohnella herbarum contains these coding sequences:
- the dapG gene encoding aspartate kinase — MDLIVQKFGGTSLSDEQSRRHVLRHIIREREAGNGLVVVVSAMGRSGEPYATDSLLNLVLRNGNALPARERDLLLSCGELISASVLCSLLNAEGIPSVALTGGQAGIMTDDRFGSARIADIKTERVHKHLSEGLVVVVTGFQGMTSEGEITTLGRGGSDTSATALGAALSAKVVDIYTDVDGILTADPRWVSNARPLPAVSYEEICNMAQNGAKVIHPRAVEIAMKAGIPVRVRSTFSDGEGTLVTNAEALRKQGIWFDKTVTGLAHVHQVTQIGVINNNGPADVQLRVFRAMASHGISVDFINVMPSGVHYTVSDHDTPNAIGLLEGLGFKPQIRRACAKVAVIGGGMNGEPGVMAVIVEALTNSGIPILQSADSNTTIWVLISEEDLAKALQALHTAFGLHLA, encoded by the coding sequence ATGGACCTGATCGTACAAAAATTCGGAGGGACGTCGCTGTCCGACGAACAAAGTCGGCGGCACGTCCTCCGTCATATCATTCGGGAACGCGAGGCGGGAAACGGCTTAGTCGTCGTCGTATCGGCAATGGGAAGAAGCGGAGAGCCCTATGCAACGGATTCTCTTCTTAATCTCGTTCTTCGAAACGGCAACGCGCTTCCTGCGAGAGAGCGGGATTTACTGTTATCTTGCGGCGAATTAATATCGGCTTCCGTCCTTTGCAGTCTTTTGAACGCCGAAGGCATTCCTTCCGTTGCCTTGACGGGAGGACAGGCAGGTATTATGACGGACGACCGATTCGGTTCCGCCCGAATTGCGGATATCAAGACAGAACGGGTACACAAACATCTGTCGGAAGGTCTTGTCGTTGTCGTCACGGGTTTTCAAGGGATGACTTCCGAAGGCGAGATCACGACATTAGGCCGCGGCGGCAGCGATACATCGGCGACGGCTCTCGGCGCAGCCTTGAGCGCAAAAGTTGTCGATATTTATACCGACGTTGATGGAATTCTGACCGCCGACCCGCGTTGGGTAAGCAATGCTCGCCCGTTGCCCGCCGTCAGCTATGAAGAAATATGCAATATGGCCCAGAACGGGGCAAAGGTCATCCATCCGCGAGCGGTCGAAATCGCCATGAAAGCGGGAATTCCGGTTCGCGTTCGTTCCACGTTCTCGGACGGGGAAGGAACGCTGGTTACGAATGCGGAGGCCTTGCGTAAACAAGGAATCTGGTTCGATAAGACAGTTACCGGACTTGCTCATGTTCATCAAGTTACGCAGATAGGCGTTATTAATAATAACGGTCCGGCCGACGTGCAGTTAAGGGTGTTTCGCGCGATGGCGTCCCATGGCATCAGCGTTGATTTTATTAACGTTATGCCTTCAGGCGTGCATTATACGGTATCGGATCATGATACGCCGAATGCGATTGGATTATTAGAGGGTTTAGGATTCAAGCCGCAAATTCGCCGGGCATGCGCGAAAGTCGCCGTCATCGGCGGAGGAATGAACGGGGAACCCGGCGTCATGGCGGTCATCGTGGAAGCGTTGACGAATTCGGGAATCCCGATTCTGCAATCCGCGGATTCCAATACGACCATATGGGTGCTTATATCCGAAGAAGATTTGGCGAAAGCGTTGCAGGCATTGCATACAGCTTTCGGGTTACATCTTGCTTAG
- a CDS encoding dipicolinate synthase subunit B has product MNWQGITVGYALSGSHCTLEEIMPQIQRFVDAGANVIPIVSSTIMTTDTRFGTSNHWQESLRAITGNEIISSIVDAEPLGPSKLLDVLTIAPCTGNTTSKLANAMTDGPVLMAAKAQMRNQRPLVLAISTNDGLGLNAANIAKLLIMKNIYFVPFGQDNPIAKPNSLVARMDLVMETCEAALQGKQLQPLLIERFLHA; this is encoded by the coding sequence ATGAACTGGCAGGGAATTACCGTAGGGTACGCATTATCGGGTTCTCATTGTACGTTAGAAGAGATTATGCCGCAAATACAGCGGTTCGTGGATGCGGGAGCTAACGTGATCCCGATCGTTTCGTCAACGATCATGACTACGGATACCCGATTCGGCACTTCGAATCATTGGCAAGAAAGTTTGCGCGCAATAACCGGAAACGAAATCATATCCTCTATAGTAGACGCAGAGCCGCTAGGACCTTCCAAGCTATTGGACGTCTTGACGATTGCGCCTTGTACCGGCAATACCACCAGTAAGTTGGCAAATGCCATGACCGACGGTCCCGTGCTTATGGCGGCGAAAGCGCAAATGAGAAATCAACGGCCGCTAGTGCTCGCCATATCGACGAACGACGGGTTAGGCTTGAATGCCGCGAATATCGCTAAGCTCCTTATTATGAAAAACATTTATTTTGTGCCGTTCGGGCAAGACAATCCGATTGCCAAACCGAATTCGCTCGTGGCTAGAATGGATCTCGTAATGGAAACTTGCGAAGCGGCGTTACAAGGAAAACAATTGCAACCTTTGCTTATTGAGCGGTTCCTACACGCTTGA
- the dpsA gene encoding dipicolinate synthase subunit DpsA encodes MLTGVQIVLAGGDARQLEVIRRLTELDAAVTITGFDRLDTPFSGVVKAEWSPDILKQADVLILPAVGTDDEGVIPTLFSDQELRLTDAHLAAIPKASKVITGMAKPYLKKLCEKNHLEIVELFERDDVAIYNSIPTAEGALMMAIQNTDITIHGSNCIVLGLGRTGFTMARTLQAIGANVKVGVRRDEAFARAFEMGFEPFYMPDLARQAGNIDLIFNTIPTMIVTAQVIAQLPLRACIIDLASKPGGTDFRFAEKRGIKALLAPGLPGIVAPKTAGRIIANSLTQIILEDDRLRGNRP; translated from the coding sequence ATACTTACGGGAGTTCAAATCGTTCTCGCGGGTGGAGATGCCCGGCAGTTGGAAGTGATTCGGCGGTTGACGGAGTTGGATGCCGCGGTTACGATAACGGGCTTTGACAGGTTGGATACTCCCTTTAGCGGGGTCGTTAAAGCGGAGTGGTCTCCTGATATTTTAAAGCAGGCTGACGTGTTGATATTGCCGGCGGTAGGTACGGATGACGAAGGTGTCATTCCAACGTTGTTCAGCGATCAAGAGTTGAGGCTAACGGATGCTCATCTCGCCGCTATCCCGAAAGCGAGCAAGGTGATTACGGGTATGGCAAAGCCATATCTTAAGAAGCTGTGCGAGAAAAATCATTTGGAAATCGTAGAATTGTTCGAGAGGGACGACGTGGCCATATACAACTCGATTCCGACGGCGGAAGGCGCGTTGATGATGGCTATTCAGAATACCGATATAACGATCCACGGGTCGAATTGCATCGTGCTCGGACTCGGAAGAACGGGGTTTACGATGGCGAGAACGTTGCAGGCTATCGGAGCTAACGTGAAGGTTGGAGTAAGGAGGGATGAGGCTTTCGCCCGTGCTTTCGAGATGGGTTTCGAGCCTTTCTATATGCCTGATTTAGCGCGTCAGGCGGGGAATATCGACTTGATTTTTAACACAATTCCGACTATGATAGTCACAGCACAAGTGATCGCACAACTTCCCCTGCGCGCATGTATTATCGACTTGGCATCTAAGCCCGGCGGCACTGATTTCCGCTTCGCGGAGAAGCGAGGAATCAAGGCTTTGCTTGCTCCCGGACTGCCTGGGATCGTGGCTCCGAAGACGGCCGGTCGAATCATCGCGAACAGTCTAACCCAGATCATTCTGGAAGACGACCGATTACGGGGGAATAGACCATGA
- a CDS encoding transposase: MELSEMTTFCLSEVSETQWIQKIHDSRWPNGFCCPKCSARHSYTIRTRRLPLYECSACGTQTSLTSGTIMEGSRTPIRLWILAIYLHSKPEGISASRLTRIIGTTYKTAWLICHKIRHAIAHSDQSQLLQGLVRINFAQYGHPYNPTVFRHPQEQPLLIGASMNAAGEFTHIKIKQAVEECSYPQFTCPLDKFPFIRKHVDPQATEIVAVTLKYSKDRNKSLLRICQNASIWINSTFRGIGAKHLQAYLDQYSYGFNMTVLKQDAFSSLFNLSMTTSALPYPELIRKPNIQPKLRLQYAHYLKNAS, from the coding sequence ATGGAATTGTCCGAAATGACTACTTTTTGTCTGTCCGAGGTAAGCGAGACGCAGTGGATTCAGAAAATTCACGATTCAAGATGGCCAAATGGTTTTTGCTGTCCGAAATGTAGTGCTCGGCATTCCTACACGATCCGAACCCGAAGATTACCTCTCTACGAATGCAGCGCATGCGGAACACAAACCTCGCTTACCTCAGGTACGATTATGGAGGGAAGCAGAACGCCAATCAGACTTTGGATTCTTGCCATATATCTTCACTCGAAACCTGAAGGCATCAGCGCTTCCCGCTTAACAAGAATAATCGGTACCACCTACAAGACCGCGTGGCTTATTTGCCATAAGATTCGCCATGCCATTGCCCATTCCGACCAAAGCCAATTATTACAAGGATTAGTGCGTATTAATTTCGCTCAATACGGTCACCCATATAACCCAACTGTTTTCAGGCACCCGCAGGAGCAACCTCTCTTAATCGGAGCAAGTATGAATGCAGCAGGTGAGTTTACCCATATCAAAATCAAGCAAGCCGTCGAGGAATGTTCGTATCCCCAGTTCACTTGCCCGTTGGATAAATTTCCTTTTATTCGTAAACATGTCGATCCCCAAGCCACAGAAATCGTTGCGGTTACCCTAAAGTACAGCAAAGATAGAAACAAGTCTCTTCTCCGTATCTGCCAAAATGCTTCCATATGGATTAATTCCACTTTTAGAGGCATTGGAGCTAAGCATCTGCAGGCTTATTTGGATCAGTACAGTTACGGGTTTAATATGACTGTTCTAAAACAAGATGCTTTCTCTAGTCTTTTTAACCTCAGCATGACGACTTCTGCTCTTCCATACCCGGAACTCATCCGTAAACCGAACATTCAACCTAAACTTAGATTACAATATGCTCACTACTTAAAAAATGCCAGTTAG